The Emcibacter nanhaiensis genome includes a window with the following:
- a CDS encoding TonB-dependent receptor, whose amino-acid sequence MTRKLSTGLLTVAIAAGSATWVAPAFANDTMVLEEITVTARKREESIMKVPVTTSVLGGETLDQYAISDVAGVADKTPGLNFSNGPTASGVLVSMRGIGTGTNNPAIDQSIAFVIDGMQFTQGLAFEMATLDMAQVEVMKGPQALFFGKAAPAGVISVRTADPSDEFEVKLRTGYEFEAQERMGEIVISGPVTDTLGLRIAGQYSKMDGYFKNDAEVGNSAFGALGAAPVVYDEFPNREQVLVRGTAVWTPTDNFKARLKLNFSDTEIQGFGSEPQLVSCPEGTDTFFSFIPGLTFIGGETCDVDETQNLIYMDPDYFPGIYNDGIPFADIQQFFGSLEMSYDINDELGLTSVTGFYDVDQASMFNGSITTSLGTPFAIQGKMDRKDFTQELRLTSDYAGAFNFMLGAFYQKGDTDFLSSLPANQAWPALFAALGEATPWPPALAWADHHIDSETISFFGQVLYEITPELEIGAGVRWTDEQRDHSVMNRLLERFNLGPALPVDLARPSLSSSNWSPELSITYTPTDELTIYGNFKRAYKSGSFDVGGGANDGDDKAFDDEMVRGGELGVKALLADGALMLNASGYYYEYEDMQVETRIFDPVNGTVAVRTVNAASSEIYGVDVDLTYAVPNVDGLTLYASANWNTAKYTDFDNAQCYTGQTQAQGCNIDVNGDGIGDNQDLTGEPLLRAPKWMANAGFDYMTDVSNDLTLNLAGNLSYSDSYSASSTNYADAYQDSYVKLSANVGLSSNEGGWRVELIGDNLTDEYVYGNCAPAGYADSLLFGQDAAFAGTGTVMGGPGGQAETACFTSRGRSVWLRLTVDIN is encoded by the coding sequence ATGACTAGAAAACTTTCCACGGGGCTACTTACAGTAGCGATCGCAGCAGGGTCGGCAACATGGGTCGCACCTGCATTCGCAAATGATACGATGGTGCTCGAAGAGATCACCGTTACAGCGCGTAAGCGTGAAGAATCCATTATGAAAGTGCCGGTGACCACCTCCGTGCTCGGTGGTGAAACGCTGGACCAGTATGCCATTAGCGATGTTGCCGGTGTCGCCGACAAAACACCGGGCCTGAACTTCAGTAACGGTCCGACCGCATCCGGCGTGCTGGTGTCCATGCGCGGTATCGGTACCGGCACCAACAACCCGGCCATTGACCAGTCTATTGCCTTTGTGATTGACGGCATGCAGTTTACCCAGGGTCTCGCCTTTGAAATGGCGACGCTGGATATGGCCCAGGTTGAAGTGATGAAAGGCCCGCAGGCGCTGTTTTTCGGCAAGGCGGCCCCGGCCGGCGTGATCTCTGTCCGGACCGCAGACCCGAGCGATGAGTTCGAAGTGAAACTGCGCACCGGTTATGAGTTTGAGGCTCAGGAACGGATGGGCGAGATCGTGATTTCCGGTCCCGTTACCGATACCCTCGGCCTGAGGATTGCCGGTCAGTATTCCAAAATGGACGGCTATTTCAAGAATGACGCCGAAGTGGGCAACTCAGCCTTTGGTGCCCTTGGCGCCGCGCCGGTTGTCTATGACGAGTTTCCGAACCGCGAGCAGGTTCTGGTTCGTGGTACAGCAGTCTGGACGCCGACTGACAATTTCAAAGCCCGCCTGAAACTGAACTTCTCAGATACGGAAATCCAGGGTTTTGGATCCGAGCCGCAGCTTGTTTCCTGTCCGGAAGGAACGGATACCTTCTTCAGCTTTATTCCCGGCCTGACTTTCATCGGCGGAGAAACATGTGATGTTGATGAAACCCAAAACCTGATTTACATGGATCCGGATTATTTCCCGGGCATTTACAATGACGGTATTCCGTTTGCAGACATTCAGCAGTTCTTCGGTTCTCTTGAAATGAGCTATGACATTAATGACGAACTCGGTTTGACATCAGTCACCGGTTTCTATGATGTTGATCAGGCCTCCATGTTCAACGGGTCCATTACGACGTCTCTTGGCACCCCGTTCGCCATTCAAGGTAAAATGGACCGCAAGGACTTTACCCAGGAACTGCGCCTGACTTCAGATTACGCCGGAGCGTTTAACTTTATGCTGGGCGCCTTCTATCAGAAGGGCGATACGGACTTCCTGTCCAGCCTGCCGGCCAACCAGGCCTGGCCTGCACTGTTCGCAGCACTTGGTGAAGCAACTCCGTGGCCGCCGGCCCTTGCCTGGGCGGATCATCACATCGATTCCGAAACAATCTCTTTCTTCGGTCAGGTGTTGTATGAAATCACGCCGGAACTGGAAATCGGCGCCGGTGTGCGCTGGACTGACGAACAGCGCGATCACAGCGTAATGAACAGGCTGCTGGAGCGGTTCAACCTCGGCCCGGCATTGCCTGTTGACCTGGCGCGTCCGTCACTCAGTTCTTCCAACTGGTCACCTGAACTGTCCATCACCTACACGCCGACGGATGAGTTGACCATCTATGGTAACTTCAAACGCGCCTACAAGTCCGGTTCCTTTGACGTGGGCGGCGGCGCCAATGACGGTGATGACAAAGCATTTGACGATGAAATGGTCAGAGGCGGCGAACTTGGTGTGAAGGCCCTGCTGGCGGACGGCGCCCTGATGCTCAATGCTTCCGGTTATTACTATGAGTATGAAGATATGCAGGTTGAGACACGCATCTTCGATCCGGTGAATGGTACAGTGGCTGTGCGCACAGTTAACGCCGCGTCCTCTGAAATCTACGGTGTCGATGTGGATCTGACCTATGCCGTGCCGAATGTCGATGGCTTGACCCTGTATGCTTCTGCAAACTGGAACACAGCGAAATATACAGACTTTGACAATGCCCAGTGTTACACCGGCCAGACCCAGGCCCAGGGATGTAATATTGATGTCAATGGTGATGGTATCGGCGACAACCAGGACCTGACCGGCGAGCCGCTGCTGCGCGCTCCGAAATGGATGGCCAATGCCGGCTTTGACTATATGACCGATGTGTCAAATGATCTGACCCTGAACCTGGCGGGTAACCTGAGTTATTCAGACTCCTATTCGGCCTCCAGCACCAACTATGCTGATGCCTACCAGGACAGCTACGTCAAGCTGAGCGCCAATGTCGGTCTTAGCAGCAACGAAGGCGGCTGGAGAGTAGAGCTTATCGGCGACAACCTGACTGACGAATATGTCTATGGTAACTGTGCCCCTGCCGGCTATGCCGACAGCCTGTTGTTCGGTCAGGATGCGGCCTTTGCCGGAACCGGTACCGTGATGGGCGGTCCGGGTGGACAGGCAGAAACAGCCTGCTTCACGTCCCGCGGCCGCAGTGTCTGGCTCCGCCTGACCGTAGACATCAACTAG
- a CDS encoding TauD/TfdA dioxygenase family protein, producing MTGVLKAEDIKPKIGSRILNSKEELLSGEFSAEIRDLLEQRGVLVFPKINFNDEEQLAFTRTLGTVAKERSGEEVFPISLDPKVSSGVDYLKGAFYWHFDGTIQPMPILASLLSSKVLPPSGGNTEFANCYAAYEDLPEEEKERIKDLKVMHSTWNSLLYYEPEPNQEKLKQWIELGEKELPLVWTHTSGRKSLVLGCTAHHVVGVDHNESALILNGLREWATSEPYHYSHEWSVGDMVMWDNTGTLHRAMPYPMDSGRELHRTKLAGEEPIAA from the coding sequence ATGACAGGCGTTCTCAAGGCCGAAGACATCAAGCCGAAAATCGGATCAAGGATTCTTAACAGCAAGGAAGAGCTGCTGAGCGGTGAGTTTTCCGCCGAGATCAGGGACCTGCTGGAACAGCGCGGTGTGCTGGTATTCCCGAAGATCAACTTTAACGACGAAGAGCAGCTTGCCTTCACCAGGACACTGGGGACTGTTGCCAAGGAGCGTAGCGGTGAAGAGGTGTTTCCAATTTCACTGGATCCCAAAGTTTCCTCTGGGGTGGATTATCTGAAAGGCGCCTTTTACTGGCACTTTGACGGTACCATTCAACCGATGCCGATCCTGGCGTCCCTGTTGAGCTCCAAGGTGCTGCCGCCGAGCGGAGGCAACACCGAATTCGCCAACTGCTACGCCGCCTACGAAGATCTTCCCGAGGAAGAGAAAGAGCGGATCAAAGACCTGAAGGTTATGCATTCCACCTGGAACTCTCTGCTCTACTACGAGCCGGAGCCGAACCAGGAAAAGCTCAAGCAGTGGATTGAACTGGGCGAGAAGGAGCTGCCGCTGGTGTGGACTCATACATCCGGTCGTAAATCCCTGGTGCTGGGCTGTACCGCCCACCATGTTGTTGGCGTCGATCACAATGAGAGCGCCCTGATCCTCAACGGACTGCGGGAATGGGCGACCAGCGAGCCTTATCACTACAGCCACGAATGGTCAGTGGGCGATATGGTGATGTGGGACAATACGGGCACCCTTCACCGCGCCATGCCCTATCCGATGGACAGCGGCCGCGAACTGCACCGCACCAAGCTGGCAGGCGAAGAGCCGATTGCGGCCTGA
- a CDS encoding LLM class flavin-dependent oxidoreductase translates to MVKSWAFEFFPNPHAHGGEGAAEIDPKLEQDYWNFYMDLWVSAEALGFDGLLLSEHHFGGGYSPSPNILLPAIAQRTKSLRLGVMGNVLPYHTPWRLVEEFAMLDNLTGGRLEIGTSAGIPAELAMVGMSPAEGRARYEESIQVIDQALKNGVINHKGEYWNIENLPVVPPFAQKPEPPKWTTVISVESARKAAKRGSKIATGFISTDKVKEVFDNYKEAAAEAGLEAGPDQLGLRRQVIIDATSVPSEKAEGYKDAFVDMVAAFDKRVIAPGRKALDSDGAHGYAFGDDEFISGSPKEVAEQIKDQCERSGAGHFQVVFAGHQSLEELAMSWKLYGEEVIPLLK, encoded by the coding sequence ATGGTTAAGTCATGGGCTTTCGAGTTTTTTCCCAATCCCCATGCTCATGGAGGCGAAGGTGCCGCCGAGATCGATCCGAAACTGGAGCAGGATTACTGGAACTTTTACATGGACCTTTGGGTAAGCGCCGAAGCTCTGGGATTTGATGGTCTGCTGTTGAGTGAGCATCATTTCGGCGGCGGCTACAGCCCGTCTCCGAACATCCTGTTGCCGGCGATCGCCCAGCGGACCAAGAGCCTCCGTCTCGGCGTGATGGGCAATGTGCTGCCCTATCACACCCCCTGGCGTCTGGTGGAGGAGTTCGCCATGCTCGACAACCTGACCGGCGGTCGTCTGGAAATCGGTACCTCAGCCGGTATTCCCGCCGAACTGGCCATGGTTGGTATGTCTCCGGCTGAAGGTCGCGCCCGCTACGAAGAATCCATCCAGGTCATTGACCAGGCTCTGAAAAACGGGGTGATCAACCACAAAGGTGAATATTGGAATATTGAAAACCTGCCGGTCGTTCCGCCGTTCGCACAGAAGCCCGAGCCGCCGAAATGGACCACTGTGATCAGCGTCGAGTCCGCCCGCAAAGCGGCAAAACGCGGTTCCAAAATTGCCACCGGCTTTATCTCTACTGACAAGGTGAAGGAAGTCTTTGATAACTACAAGGAAGCGGCTGCTGAAGCCGGCCTTGAAGCCGGCCCGGATCAGCTGGGTCTGCGCCGTCAGGTCATCATTGATGCGACTTCGGTGCCGAGTGAAAAAGCCGAGGGTTACAAAGACGCCTTTGTCGATATGGTTGCCGCCTTTGACAAGCGCGTGATTGCCCCGGGCCGCAAGGCGCTGGACTCCGATGGTGCCCACGGATACGCTTTCGGTGACGACGAGTTTATCAGCGGTTCACCGAAGGAAGTAGCCGAGCAGATCAAGGACCAGTGCGAGCGCAGTGGTGCAGGTCACTTCCAGGTGGTTTTTGCCGGTCATCAGTCTCTGGAAGAGCTGGCCATGTCCTGGAAACTGTATGGTGAGGAAGTTATTCCTCTGCTTAAATAA
- a CDS encoding alpha/beta hydrolase translates to MSVEKDVVYHSVNGRDLKVDLYKPEGGSVPTKTAVVLIHGGGWILGEKGMMTPLASQFAAQGFLAVAVEYRLVREAAWPAQLEDVTTAVRWVADNATDLGIDADRIVVAGASAGGHLALMAAAELNKESKVAAVLSLFSASELTVSEVPEKGKFNAAMLLGSDASDDVVKAASPYYQVSEGFPPTFVLHGTKDWLIDPVASLRLYEKLNDLGVTAELHMVANAIHEFIEEPGMTGPMVSEIALFLNRVVIDPAKWAAETEEHNLFAKGPEALQALMAQMLEQTQ, encoded by the coding sequence ATGTCTGTTGAAAAAGATGTTGTCTATCACTCCGTGAACGGTCGTGACCTCAAGGTTGACCTCTACAAGCCCGAGGGCGGCAGTGTGCCGACCAAAACGGCTGTGGTGCTGATCCACGGCGGGGGCTGGATTTTGGGTGAAAAGGGCATGATGACGCCGCTGGCAAGCCAGTTTGCCGCCCAGGGGTTCCTTGCTGTTGCGGTGGAATATCGCCTGGTTCGCGAAGCGGCCTGGCCGGCCCAGCTCGAGGACGTGACAACAGCCGTGCGCTGGGTTGCCGATAACGCCACAGACCTCGGTATTGATGCGGACCGTATTGTTGTTGCCGGCGCCTCCGCCGGAGGGCACCTTGCGCTGATGGCAGCGGCTGAGCTCAACAAAGAGTCCAAGGTTGCGGCAGTGCTGTCACTCTTCTCCGCCAGCGAACTGACGGTTTCCGAAGTGCCGGAAAAAGGCAAGTTCAATGCGGCCATGCTGCTTGGCTCGGATGCCAGTGACGATGTGGTCAAGGCGGCCAGCCCTTACTATCAGGTCAGCGAGGGCTTCCCGCCGACCTTTGTCCTGCACGGCACGAAAGACTGGCTGATCGACCCGGTGGCCAGCCTGCGCCTGTATGAAAAGCTCAATGACCTGGGTGTCACGGCCGAACTGCATATGGTCGCCAATGCCATCCACGAGTTCATCGAGGAACCGGGCATGACCGGCCCGATGGTCTCTGAAATCGCCCTGTTCCTGAACCGGGTGGTTATCGATCCGGCAAAATGGGCAGCGGAAACAGAGGAGCACAACCTGTTCGCCAAGGGACCGGAAGCATTGCAGGCCCTGATGGCCCAGATGCTGGAGCAGACTCAATAG
- a CDS encoding protocatechuate 3,4-dioxygenase gives MAELVGGFLMPHVPSIPTGGYGEEPWQKEASDKAFAHISKRVEELEADTVIIVGDDHYENFGPRCIPNCLIATGDVGVSAHAQTLGLTGDAIPNNEELAQHILETGYREGVDWAFAKSLDVDHSVAIPYHMSLKRLGVKAIPVYLNCVVAPLIRSRRAFEIGQSIGRAVESWDGVERVVVFGTGGISHWVGSPGMGFVNEEFDRKVLAMVEAGDIDGLIALPDEVILESAGNGALEIKNWLCAMGALPAGTTAETIAYEPIPTWITGCGFAELKPAA, from the coding sequence ATGGCAGAGTTGGTAGGTGGTTTCCTGATGCCGCATGTGCCGTCGATCCCGACGGGCGGCTATGGTGAAGAACCCTGGCAGAAAGAGGCTTCGGACAAGGCCTTTGCGCATATTTCCAAACGGGTTGAAGAGCTTGAGGCGGATACGGTGATTATCGTCGGCGACGATCACTATGAGAATTTCGGTCCGCGCTGCATCCCCAACTGCCTGATTGCGACCGGCGATGTGGGGGTTTCCGCCCATGCCCAGACCCTGGGCCTGACCGGCGATGCGATCCCCAACAACGAGGAACTGGCGCAGCATATCCTGGAGACGGGGTATCGGGAAGGTGTCGACTGGGCCTTTGCCAAGTCGCTTGATGTGGACCATTCGGTGGCCATTCCCTATCACATGTCGCTGAAACGGCTGGGCGTCAAGGCGATCCCGGTTTACCTGAACTGTGTGGTGGCGCCGCTGATCCGGAGCCGCCGGGCCTTTGAGATCGGCCAGAGCATCGGCCGGGCGGTCGAGAGCTGGGACGGCGTCGAGCGGGTTGTGGTGTTCGGCACCGGCGGCATCAGCCACTGGGTCGGCAGTCCGGGCATGGGTTTTGTCAATGAGGAGTTTGACCGCAAGGTGCTGGCGATGGTGGAAGCGGGCGACATTGACGGCCTGATCGCCCTGCCGGACGAGGTGATCCTGGAGAGCGCCGGCAACGGCGCGCTGGAGATCAAGAACTGGCTCTGCGCCATGGGCGCCCTGCCGGCCGGCACCACGGCCGAGACCATCGCCTATGAGCCGATCCCGACCTGGATTACCGGCTGCGGCTTCGCCGAACTGAAACCCGCCGCTTGA
- the ribB gene encoding 3,4-dihydroxy-2-butanone-4-phosphate synthase — translation MSHDFLSTPLEIIEEARNGRMFILVDDEDRENEGDLVIPGQMVTPDAINFMAKHGRGLICLAMTKKRADQLGLNPMERKNSSSFETAFTVSIEASSGVTTGISAADRARTISVAIDAANGPETIATPGHVFPLVAREGGVLVRAGHTEAAVDVSRLAGLNPSGVICEIMNDDGTMARMDDLVAFAQFHNMKIGAIRDLIAYRRLNDHHVERVSSRPFQSDYGGDWTLSVYRNTIDGSETPVLQKGEISPDQPTLVRMHGTSIFTDLLGQPGPRKRLLQRAMAEIGKEGSGVIVIFTSISQSSLQQAIESESEDMQIRGYGIGAQILADLGISDMVLLTNSHHTMVGLEGYGLSVVEERQIPDA, via the coding sequence ATGTCGCATGACTTTTTATCGACTCCTCTGGAAATTATCGAGGAGGCCCGCAACGGCCGGATGTTCATCCTTGTCGATGATGAGGATCGGGAGAATGAAGGCGACCTGGTGATCCCCGGGCAAATGGTGACCCCCGATGCCATTAATTTCATGGCCAAACACGGGCGCGGCCTGATTTGCCTGGCGATGACCAAAAAACGGGCCGACCAGCTCGGCCTCAATCCGATGGAGCGCAAAAACAGTTCGTCTTTCGAGACCGCGTTCACGGTCTCGATCGAGGCCAGCAGCGGGGTGACCACCGGTATTTCGGCGGCAGACCGGGCCCGTACCATTTCTGTCGCCATTGACGCCGCCAACGGTCCGGAAACAATCGCCACCCCGGGACATGTCTTCCCGCTGGTGGCGCGTGAGGGCGGGGTTTTGGTCCGTGCCGGACACACGGAAGCTGCCGTTGATGTTTCCCGGCTTGCCGGCCTCAATCCGTCAGGCGTGATTTGTGAAATCATGAATGATGACGGCACCATGGCGCGGATGGATGACCTGGTGGCTTTTGCCCAGTTCCATAATATGAAAATCGGCGCCATCCGGGACCTGATTGCCTATCGGCGCCTCAATGACCATCATGTGGAACGGGTTTCCAGCCGGCCGTTTCAATCCGACTATGGTGGAGACTGGACGCTGAGTGTTTATCGCAACACCATCGACGGCAGCGAGACCCCGGTGTTGCAAAAGGGTGAAATCAGCCCGGACCAGCCCACCCTGGTCAGGATGCACGGGACTTCCATTTTTACCGACCTGCTGGGACAGCCGGGGCCGCGCAAGCGCCTGCTTCAGCGGGCCATGGCAGAAATCGGCAAGGAGGGGTCCGGTGTCATCGTTATTTTTACCTCCATTAGCCAGAGTAGCCTGCAGCAGGCCATTGAATCCGAATCTGAAGATATGCAGATCCGCGGCTACGGGATCGGCGCCCAGATCCTGGCCGACCTTGGGATCAGTGATATGGTGCTGCTGACCAACAGCCATCACACCATGGTGGGACTGGAAGGCTATGGTCTCTCCGTCGTGGAGGAGCGGCAGATTCCTGACGCCTGA